The following coding sequences are from one Streptomyces venezuelae window:
- a CDS encoding carboxymuconolactone decarboxylase family protein, giving the protein MFTAHTLETAPSDARPAMERTAAAFGGQVPDAVARLAESPELLNGFLEMTAAFDRTTLDPVAREVIVMTVAARNDCHICVTLHTGRLRGLGAAPELVSALREQRPVDDERLEAVRRFTLTVLATAGGVPDDALKAFLAQGYTERNALEVVLGIGAYTMSTLANRLTRAS; this is encoded by the coding sequence ATGTTCACCGCGCACACACTGGAGACCGCGCCGTCCGACGCCCGCCCCGCGATGGAGCGCACCGCCGCCGCCTTCGGGGGGCAGGTGCCGGACGCCGTGGCACGGCTTGCCGAGTCGCCCGAACTCCTCAACGGCTTCCTGGAGATGACCGCCGCCTTCGACCGGACGACGCTCGACCCCGTCGCCCGCGAGGTCATCGTCATGACCGTCGCCGCCCGCAACGACTGCCACATCTGCGTCACCCTGCACACCGGCAGGCTGCGCGGGCTGGGCGCGGCGCCGGAGCTGGTCAGCGCCCTGCGCGAGCAGCGCCCCGTGGACGACGAACGCCTGGAAGCGGTCCGGCGGTTCACGCTCACCGTCCTCGCGACGGCCGGTGGCGTTCCGGACGACGCCCTCAAGGCGTTCCTCGCCCAGGGGTACACAGAACGCAACGCCCTCGAAGTCGTCCTCGGCATCGGCGCGTACACGATGTCGACACTCGCGAACCGCCTCACGCGGGCGTCCTGA
- a CDS encoding MarR family winged helix-turn-helix transcriptional regulator, translating into MVDDKKVNQVVDGGKGYELPLLLFAGFRTLIDRLHAELARQGHPDVRPAHGFAMQAIGPDGATASEVGRRLGVSKQAAGKTVDRLIALGYAARTDDPADARRKLVRLTPHGIDALRRSAAVFDELRAEWAATLGADRLTDLESALRTLVPPDAFRLDAAGWLGGS; encoded by the coding sequence ATGGTTGACGACAAAAAGGTAAACCAGGTTGTCGATGGCGGCAAGGGATATGAGCTGCCCCTGCTCCTCTTCGCCGGTTTCCGCACCCTCATCGACCGTCTCCACGCCGAACTCGCCCGCCAGGGCCACCCCGACGTCCGCCCCGCCCACGGCTTCGCCATGCAGGCCATCGGGCCGGACGGCGCCACCGCCAGCGAGGTGGGACGCCGTCTCGGCGTCTCCAAGCAGGCGGCGGGCAAGACGGTCGACCGCCTGATCGCCCTCGGCTACGCGGCCCGCACAGACGACCCCGCGGACGCCCGCCGCAAGCTCGTCCGCCTCACCCCGCACGGAATCGACGCGCTCCGCCGCTCGGCGGCGGTCTTCGACGAGCTGCGGGCGGAGTGGGCGGCGACCCTGGGCGCGGACCGCCTCACGGACCTGGAGTCGGCCCTCCGCACGCTCGTACCGCCGGACGCGTTCCGCCTCGACGCGGCGGGGTGGCTGGGCGGCTCGTGA
- a CDS encoding Uma2 family endonuclease: protein MTVVDVMTDRIEMADDDAEWSLDQWFELIERMVPEGIKAEVVEGAVHMVPQRNVHWQIIRKVLYALDHRFGQDALVMSDVRIDFPGHQNGFCPDLAKLKDGAEPDEEGHWRYQDVEFVAEVISRGTGLNDYGPKTTYAEAGVSVYLVVDPYQGRCHVHTDPKDGEYRTESKSDFGKEIDLTGTVVDLVLKTDNFPRD, encoded by the coding sequence ATGACCGTCGTGGATGTGATGACCGACAGGATCGAGATGGCCGACGACGACGCCGAGTGGAGCTTGGACCAGTGGTTCGAGCTGATCGAGCGGATGGTCCCCGAGGGAATCAAGGCGGAAGTCGTCGAGGGGGCCGTCCATATGGTGCCGCAGCGGAATGTGCACTGGCAGATCATCCGTAAGGTGCTCTACGCCCTGGACCACAGGTTCGGCCAGGACGCGCTGGTGATGTCGGACGTGCGCATCGACTTCCCCGGTCACCAGAACGGCTTCTGCCCCGACCTCGCGAAGTTGAAGGACGGAGCGGAGCCGGACGAGGAAGGACACTGGCGCTACCAGGACGTCGAGTTCGTCGCCGAGGTCATCTCCCGCGGCACCGGCCTGAACGACTACGGCCCGAAGACCACCTACGCCGAAGCCGGCGTCTCCGTGTATCTCGTCGTCGACCCGTACCAAGGCCGCTGCCACGTCCACACGGACCCCAAGGACGGCGAGTACCGCACCGAGTCGAAGTCCGACTTCGGCAAGGAGATCGACCTGACCGGCACCGTCGTGGACCTCGTCCTCAAGACGGACAACTTCCCCCGCGACTGA